TCTGTGCGCGGCGACGACTGACAACGTGGGCGAGGCGTACAACGTCGGCACGGGTGAGCGGATTTCGATTCGCGACCTTGCGGAGACGATTCGCGATGCCACAGAGTCCCAGTCGCCGATTGTTCACAAAGATCCCCGGCCCGGTGACATCCGCCACAGCGGTGCGGACGTCTCGAAGGCAGCCTCTGGGCTTGGGTTCGAGGCTCGTATTAGCCTCGAGTCGGGGATTCGCTCACTGGTGTCGGCTGAGTCGCTGGCGAGGTCGGATCAGGCTGCCGAGCGGGCTGTTGACGCCCAATAAATGCTTTGGGCGAGGCGGCTGGTAGCCCGATATTGCCCACAAGGCAGTTCAAGTGCCAAAATGTCAGGTAACCAATCAGGTTCGTGTAGGTGAGTGATAACTATCGGGCTCGCTGCTGGGTATCTGGTGCATGATTGATAGCCTCATCGTCTTCGGTGTAAGCCTGCTCATCGGTGCCGTAGGCATCTACGCCGGAGCGAAAGTGATTGTCGATGCAGATGATTACACGTACGCAATTATCACCGCGCTGATCGGGGCAGTCGTCTGGGCCCTCGTCGGGTTCTTCTTCGGCTGGATCCCATTGCTTGGACCGGCACTTGTCCTCGTGGCGTACCTCGCGGTGGTCAACGCACGCTACCCGGGCGGCTGGGTCGATGCAGCAGCAATCACGATTGTCGCCTGGGTCTCGGTGCTAATCGTCCTGTACGTGCTTGCACTCGTCGGTGTCACCGGCTTCGATGCCGTCGGCGTCCCAGGCGTCTGAGACGGGGCGTTGTCGTTCACTCCCGGTGATCGCTCCGACGGGGCAACGATCACCGGCAAACGCAATGTCGGTCCGTGTGGGCTGAGCACAGCGGGGCGTCTCCTGTCCCCGCCCTCGAGTGTGCGTTTTCCGCCATGCGGATAGCTCGGCTGGGAGCCGGTCTCAGGCACGGTGTTTTGTCGTCCGTTCACACTCAACAGTTTCGGGTGCTTGCAAATGAAAGCCCAAACAGCGCTGAGATGGCGTCTCATCAATGAATTTGAGGATTACTCGCTGAAGTCACACTGAATCCGGGCAAATCGTACCGAACGTCCGACCGAGTTTATTCCGGTCCTCGGTATACACCGCGATGACAGTCGTCTGGGCGGGTTGTTGGAGCGTCGTATCGGTACTCGTGATTCGTCTGCGACTCACCGATACCGACCTACACCGACTCGTCTGACTCCCGTGTGTCGTCACTGCCACGCCACAACTGTCAGGACGCCGGATGAGGTCGAGATCGCTCGATCCACGATGGGGAACATCCGGCACTGCAGGCGAGTCCGCTCGATCCGTCCGCCGACAGTCGAGCGCAGTGCCTCGAGCACGCGGTCATTGGCGGCGACAGCACGAACTGACCGGTCCCTCGGTCGTTCGGGAACCCACTGAGACAGCGATTCCAGTGTCACACAGACCACACCCTCTCACAGACCATGATACATACACTGCTGCCCGACTGTGACCGTATCGACTCGAGTAACCGACCCACGCCACAGTCACACTATGACGAGCACTAATTCAGTCGCAACCGACGTTCCGGTGCTGATTGCGGGGAGTCCACACATCGCGGCGATGTTCGGCATTGTCGCACTCGCAGTGCTTGGCGGCGTCCTCGCCGTCCGAAACCGATTGAGTGAGCGCACGCAGTTGGCCACCCAGCAGGACGACCACAGCGACGAGTTCGTGACGGACCGAGAACGCGTCCAACAGCTCGTCACGGACAACGGTGGGCGAATGAAACAGTCACGGATCGTCGACTCCGTCGACTGGTCAAAAGCCAAAGTTAGTCGCCTGTTGGCCGAACTCGAGGATGACGGCCAGATTACGAAGCTTCGACTCGGTCGCGAGAACCTGGTCTGTCTCCCGGGTCACGAGCCAACGGCGTCGAAATCACCCGAACAGGCCCGACAAGAGTAGTCTCCACTGTCTCTTGCAGCCGTCGTCACCATCCGGCGGGAAGTCACCAACCGCTCGAGCGCTTGTGATGATTCAGTAACCATTTCAGTCGGTTAGCAATGACAATCACGTGTTTCGATGGTCGCGAACATCCCCAAATCGTCCGTATCTGGTCGCAGGATCCTGTTTCCCGTGAAATAGTTGGCTCGGTTTATACCCCTGAATCGGCGAGGTGACGATGCTTCACGAGACTATGACAACACGCAATCGGGTACTCGCTGTGTTCGTTGCACTGCTGATGATCTGTTCGAGCGGGGCGATGGTTGCCGGTGCCGGCGCGACACCCGGCACAGCCGCCGACGAGCAGGACACTGCACCAGCCGACGCACTCACGACCGTACAGGAACAGGACGATGACGACCCAGCCGAAGACTCGGACGAACTCGAGCCCGAGTCTGAAGACAATGACGCCGCCGCGGATCCGCCAGCCTCGGTGACGTTCGAGGAGCAAGCGACCGACGGTGAAACCGTCGTTGTCGACGACGTGACTCTCGAGGACGGCGGCTTCGTGGTGATCCACGATAGTAGCCTCCTCGTCGGGAACGTCCTCGAGAGCGTCATCGGTTCCTCCGAATATCTCGAGCCCGGCACGCACGAAGACGTCGAAATACCGCTCGAGACGCCACCAGCGGATGACGAGACGCTCATCGCGATGGCACACCTCGATACGAACGACAACGAGGAGTTCGACTTCGTCGAGACTGAGGGCGAGGACGATACGCCGTACCTGTTCAACGACGAGCCGGTCACCGAACAGGCAGTCGTCACGCTCGAGGATGACCTGGATGTGGATGCAGACGAGCCTGAAGAGACAGAGGATACGGTTGATGAGGAGCTAGACGAGACTGAGGATGAGACTGCAGAGGAAGTCGACGAGGACCTGAACGAGACCGAAGACGAGGTTGAGGAACCAGTTGAAGAAGATTTGAACGAGACCGAAGATGAGGTTGAGGAAGAAGTCGAAGAGGACACGGACGAAACTGAAGACGAGATTGAGGAGCCAGTTGACGACGCGCCTGAGGCGGTCGACGACGACCGCGATGTTCCGATGAGCGTCCTCATCGAGCAGGCGAACATCGTCGTTGTTGGTGACCACGTGGCTGACTCCGACACCGAAACCGACGCTGCTGACGACACAGACCCCGCAGACGAGGCAGTGAATACTGACGCAGACACCGACAACAACGAGGCGACCAACCTCGAGGATGCCGACACGAACGGACTCGAGGATGACCTACACAGCCACCACCTCGATATCGAAATCGAGCAGGCAACGCTCACGACAATCGATGCGGGAGCGGACCTGCCTGCGGAGATGGACGCTGATGCTGCAGACTCGAGCGAGGACGCGACCGATGACGACGCAGTCGCTCACGAGGACGATGCAGCACAGACTGAACAAGAGGAGAATGATCTCGAGGACGTAGATGAGACCGGTGCGGAAGTGACAATCGGCGATGCAACGGCGTTCATCGTCGTCGACGATGTTGAACTGCCACACACCGAAGACGAGGCTGCAGCCGACGGTCACGATGCTGCTGAAGCGGGTGACGACGCTGTTGACAACGATGAACAAGTAACGGTTGGCCAGGCGACGATCTTCGTGCTCGCAACGGACATCGACGCGCCACTCGAGGATGCTGCCCTCGAAAACGGTGCTGACGATGGTGCTGTCGACGACGCTGCAGCTGAAGACACTGCGGCTGACGCCGACGAAGGCGACAACGCCGCCGCAGACGATGAAACACAGACCGACGCTGACCACCTGCAGGTCACTATCGAACAGGCGACCATCGTCCTCGTCCACGACGGCCACGATGTCCTCGAGATGGACGCTGTGGCCGATGACGACGCTACTGACGACGAGGAACTGACTGACAGCGAAGCGACGACTGACGCGGACGCGACCGACGAATCAGCTGATGAGGCAGCCGACAGCGAGCCGGCAGTGTCTGACCTCGAACTCGAGGTAACGGTCGAACAGGCGACGGTAGTCGCGCTTGTTGGCGGGATGGAACTGCCGCTGACAGAGCAGCCTGCTGCTGAGACCGCCACTGAGTCGGCTGATGAGTACGCGGCCGATGACACGGAGTCGGACGCTCCGACTGACGCTGTCGCGTTCACGCTCTCGATTACCATCGACGAACTCTCCGTCCAGTCGGTGACACACGCTGACGAGACGGAAACAACAGAGACGGCTGATGCAGACGCCGACGAGACGGACGATGTCGATCACAGCGACGACGCTGACCAGACCGACACGTCACAGCCAATCGACGGCGAGGCTGACGGAGACACGCCTGCTGCTGGCGTCGCCGCGCTTCAGTAAGCGACACGCCGCTGCTTTTTTCGAGGAACGAACTCACCGCTTGCCAGTCACGGACGGATGCGAGCCCAGTTTGATGGAGTCGTGCAATGAGCCGGTGTGTGCGATCTCCCAGTCTCAGGCCAGCAGCCGATAGAGGCTACTGGCAGCGACGGCGAGCAACACGAACACACTCCACAGCACGGGATCAACACTCGAGAGGAGCGGAATCTCGAGGCCGATAAGTGCGATGACTGCGAGTCCAAGGACACACGCGGCAAAATGAAGTTGTAAGAATGTTGATGGGTTGTCGGTGTGGCCATCGATATACACGAGCACGTCGTCGAAGTGCGAGCCAGCCTGAATCGTCTTGGCATCCGAATCGTACTCAATGACACCATCCTCCTCGAGTTGTGGGAGATGTGTCTGTTGTAGCGAGACGTAGACGCTTTTATAGAGGTTGTTCGGAACAGACCCACTGTCGGATTCGGTTTCGGCGATTTCGGTTGCAACGTCGGAGACATCGACGTGGCCTGACTCGCGTGCCAGGAGCTGGACGATTGCACGACGCCTGTCGTTGCCGAGGATGTGAAACACCTCGCTTTCTGCGAGCGACTCGGAGCGACTCGTCTGGACGGACATTGATTAGGAACAGATCACGAACTCGCTATCAACAGGCAATCCATCGCTTCCCTTCATACATCCTTCCTGTTTGCGAACCACCGACTTTAACCTG
The Natronolimnobius baerhuensis DNA segment above includes these coding regions:
- a CDS encoding helix-turn-helix transcriptional regulator, coding for MTSTNSVATDVPVLIAGSPHIAAMFGIVALAVLGGVLAVRNRLSERTQLATQQDDHSDEFVTDRERVQQLVTDNGGRMKQSRIVDSVDWSKAKVSRLLAELEDDGQITKLRLGRENLVCLPGHEPTASKSPEQARQE
- a CDS encoding DUF7282 domain-containing protein, whose protein sequence is MTTRNRVLAVFVALLMICSSGAMVAGAGATPGTAADEQDTAPADALTTVQEQDDDDPAEDSDELEPESEDNDAAADPPASVTFEEQATDGETVVVDDVTLEDGGFVVIHDSSLLVGNVLESVIGSSEYLEPGTHEDVEIPLETPPADDETLIAMAHLDTNDNEEFDFVETEGEDDTPYLFNDEPVTEQAVVTLEDDLDVDADEPEETEDTVDEELDETEDETAEEVDEDLNETEDEVEEPVEEDLNETEDEVEEEVEEDTDETEDEIEEPVDDAPEAVDDDRDVPMSVLIEQANIVVVGDHVADSDTETDAADDTDPADEAVNTDADTDNNEATNLEDADTNGLEDDLHSHHLDIEIEQATLTTIDAGADLPAEMDADAADSSEDATDDDAVAHEDDAAQTEQEENDLEDVDETGAEVTIGDATAFIVVDDVELPHTEDEAAADGHDAAEAGDDAVDNDEQVTVGQATIFVLATDIDAPLEDAALENGADDGAVDDAAAEDTAADADEGDNAAADDETQTDADHLQVTIEQATIVLVHDGHDVLEMDAVADDDATDDEELTDSEATTDADATDESADEAADSEPAVSDLELEVTVEQATVVALVGGMELPLTEQPAAETATESADEYAADDTESDAPTDAVAFTLSITIDELSVQSVTHADETETTETADADADETDDVDHSDDADQTDTSQPIDGEADGDTPAAGVAALQ
- a CDS encoding DUF7344 domain-containing protein, with product MSVQTSRSESLAESEVFHILGNDRRRAIVQLLARESGHVDVSDVATEIAETESDSGSVPNNLYKSVYVSLQQTHLPQLEEDGVIEYDSDAKTIQAGSHFDDVLVYIDGHTDNPSTFLQLHFAACVLGLAVIALIGLEIPLLSSVDPVLWSVFVLLAVAASSLYRLLA